The following are encoded together in the Prionailurus viverrinus isolate Anna chromosome B3, UM_Priviv_1.0, whole genome shotgun sequence genome:
- the AMN gene encoding protein amnionless isoform X5 has product MGALGRALLWLQLCAMTRAAYKLWVPNTNFEVTTNWSQNRTPCAGAAVVFPADKMVSVLVREGHSISDMLLPRDGEFVLDSGAGFGAADAGRDPDCGAAAPALFLDPDRFSWHDPRLWRSGGAARGLFSVDAERVPCRHDDVVFPPDASFRVGLGPGVGPVRVRSVWALGQTFTRDEDLAAFLASPAGRLRFHGPGALSVGAEACADPSGCVCGNAEVQPWICAALLRPLGGRCPPAACRDALRPEGQCCDLCAPVPGAANGRVQGAAPERRRRGRHGDSGGAGRDRARRDGRRGAAGTCPPGGRHRARRRPGGPVRGSPGVGRAGRGRLRSGTGRFGNARGAGRRRGGGAAPAAAAGGGAVAAWRSELQVE; this is encoded by the exons CGATGACCCGCGCGGCCTACAAACTCTGGGTCCCCAACACCAACTTCGAAGTGACCACCAACTGGAGCCAGAACCGGACGCCGTGCGCAGGCGCTGCCGTCGTGTTCCCGGCAGACAAg ATGGTGTCAGTCCTGGTGCGAGAAGGTCACAGCATCTCCGACATG CTCCTGCCGCGGGACGGGGAGTTCGTCCTGGACTCGGGAGCCGGCTTCGGCGCCGCGGACGCTGGCAGGGACCCGGACTGCGGCGCAG CCGCCCCCGCGCTCTTCCTCGACCCCGACCGCTTCTCGTGGCACGACCCGCGCCTGTGGCGCTCCGGGGGCGCGGCGCGCGGCCTCTTCTCCGTGGACGCCGAGCGCGTGCCCTGCCGCCACGACGACGTCGTCTTCCCGCCCGACGCCTCCTTCCGGGTGGGCCTCGGCCCCGGCGTCGGGCCCGTGCGCGTCCGCAGCGTCTGGGCTCTGGGCCAG ACGTTCACGCGCGACGAGGACCTGGCTGCGTTCCTGGCGTCCCCCGCCGGCCGCCTGCGCTTCCACGGGCCGGGCGCTCTGAGCGTGGGTGCCGAGGCCTGCGCCGACCCGTCGGGCTGCGTCTGTGGCAACGCCGAG GTACAGCCGTGGATCTGCGCCGCCCTGCTCCGGCCCCTGGGCGGTCGCTGTCCCCCGGCCGCCTGCCGTGACGCCCTCCGGCCCGAGGGGCAGTGCTGCGACCTTTGCG ccccagtaCCAGGGGCTGCAAATGGCCGTGTCCAAGGTGCCGCGCCAGAACGCAGGCGCCGAGGCAGACACGGAGATTCAGGTGGTGCTGGCAGAGACCGGGCCAGACGGGACGGGCGGCGCGGGGCGGCTGGCACGTGCCCTCCTGGCGGACGTCACCGAGCACG GCGAAGGCCTGGGGGTCCTGTCCGCGGCAGTCCGGGAGTCGGGCGCGCCGGTCGGGGACGGCTCCGCAGCGGGACTGGAAGGTTCGGGAATGCGCGCGGGGCTGGCAGGCGGCGTGGCGGCGgggctgctcctgctgctgctgctggcggGGGCGCTGTTGCTGCGTGGCGCTCGGAGCTTCAG GTGGAGTAG
- the AMN gene encoding protein amnionless isoform X6, with amino-acid sequence MGALGRALLWLQLCAMTRAAYKLWVPNTNFEVTTNWSQNRTPCAGAAVVFPADKMVSVLVREGHSISDMLLPRDGEFVLDSGAGFGAADAGRDPDCGAAAPALFLDPDRFSWHDPRLWRSGGAARGLFSVDAERVPCRHDDVVFPPDASFRVGLGPGVGPVRVRSVWALGQTFTRDEDLAAFLASPAGRLRFHGPGALSVGAEACADPSGCVCGNAEVQPWICAALLRPLGGRCPPAACRDALRPEGQCCDLCAPVPGAANGRVQGAAPERRRRGRHGDSGGAGRDRARRDGRRGAAGTCPPGGRHRARWSRRDDAAPAPFVAPLGFSNPVFDVAGSVEPPSAPQVENSSVSRSYFVNPLFAEAEA; translated from the exons CGATGACCCGCGCGGCCTACAAACTCTGGGTCCCCAACACCAACTTCGAAGTGACCACCAACTGGAGCCAGAACCGGACGCCGTGCGCAGGCGCTGCCGTCGTGTTCCCGGCAGACAAg ATGGTGTCAGTCCTGGTGCGAGAAGGTCACAGCATCTCCGACATG CTCCTGCCGCGGGACGGGGAGTTCGTCCTGGACTCGGGAGCCGGCTTCGGCGCCGCGGACGCTGGCAGGGACCCGGACTGCGGCGCAG CCGCCCCCGCGCTCTTCCTCGACCCCGACCGCTTCTCGTGGCACGACCCGCGCCTGTGGCGCTCCGGGGGCGCGGCGCGCGGCCTCTTCTCCGTGGACGCCGAGCGCGTGCCCTGCCGCCACGACGACGTCGTCTTCCCGCCCGACGCCTCCTTCCGGGTGGGCCTCGGCCCCGGCGTCGGGCCCGTGCGCGTCCGCAGCGTCTGGGCTCTGGGCCAG ACGTTCACGCGCGACGAGGACCTGGCTGCGTTCCTGGCGTCCCCCGCCGGCCGCCTGCGCTTCCACGGGCCGGGCGCTCTGAGCGTGGGTGCCGAGGCCTGCGCCGACCCGTCGGGCTGCGTCTGTGGCAACGCCGAG GTACAGCCGTGGATCTGCGCCGCCCTGCTCCGGCCCCTGGGCGGTCGCTGTCCCCCGGCCGCCTGCCGTGACGCCCTCCGGCCCGAGGGGCAGTGCTGCGACCTTTGCG ccccagtaCCAGGGGCTGCAAATGGCCGTGTCCAAGGTGCCGCGCCAGAACGCAGGCGCCGAGGCAGACACGGAGATTCAGGTGGTGCTGGCAGAGACCGGGCCAGACGGGACGGGCGGCGCGGGGCGGCTGGCACGTGCCCTCCTGGCGGACGTCACCGAGCACG GTGGAGTAGGCGCGACGATGCGGCCCCAGCGCCCTTCGTGGCGCCCTTGGGCTTCTCCAACCCGGTGTTCGACGTGGCGGGCTCAGTGGAGCCG CCTTCCGCCCCACAGGTGGAAAACAGCAGCGTCAGCCGCAGCTACTTCGTTAACCCTCTTTTTGCCGAGGCGGAGGCCTGA
- the AMN gene encoding protein amnionless isoform X1 — protein sequence MGALGRALLWLQLCAMTRAAYKLWVPNTNFEVTTNWSQNRTPCAGAAVVFPADKMVSVLVREGHSISDMLLPRDGEFVLDSGAGFGAADAGRDPDCGAAAPALFLDPDRFSWHDPRLWRSGGAARGLFSVDAERVPCRHDDVVFPPDASFRVGLGPGVGPVRVRSVWALGQTFTRDEDLAAFLASPAGRLRFHGPGALSVGAEACADPSGCVCGNAEVQPWICAALLRPLGGRCPPAACRDALRPEGQCCDLCGAIVSLAHGPNFDIERYRTRLLRGFLVMGPRSIRPPSQPLPHDPPRATFCLIDAVTLRAPAHAVSLLPTPPRVRGRSPWDNPVSTPSPQPQYQGLQMAVSKVPRQNAGAEADTEIQVVLAETGPDGTGGAGRLARALLADVTEHGGVGATMRPQRPSWRPWASPTRCSTWRAQWSRLPPHRWKTAASAAATSLTLFLPRRRPEPPRDWAAPLLPSAAPFREMYGSLTLKDLPSLFHTPCPQPLQTKDRVALPNKGVSCTCYQLPPVSPPLCLCLNVESRPVPSSLHW from the exons CGATGACCCGCGCGGCCTACAAACTCTGGGTCCCCAACACCAACTTCGAAGTGACCACCAACTGGAGCCAGAACCGGACGCCGTGCGCAGGCGCTGCCGTCGTGTTCCCGGCAGACAAg ATGGTGTCAGTCCTGGTGCGAGAAGGTCACAGCATCTCCGACATG CTCCTGCCGCGGGACGGGGAGTTCGTCCTGGACTCGGGAGCCGGCTTCGGCGCCGCGGACGCTGGCAGGGACCCGGACTGCGGCGCAG CCGCCCCCGCGCTCTTCCTCGACCCCGACCGCTTCTCGTGGCACGACCCGCGCCTGTGGCGCTCCGGGGGCGCGGCGCGCGGCCTCTTCTCCGTGGACGCCGAGCGCGTGCCCTGCCGCCACGACGACGTCGTCTTCCCGCCCGACGCCTCCTTCCGGGTGGGCCTCGGCCCCGGCGTCGGGCCCGTGCGCGTCCGCAGCGTCTGGGCTCTGGGCCAG ACGTTCACGCGCGACGAGGACCTGGCTGCGTTCCTGGCGTCCCCCGCCGGCCGCCTGCGCTTCCACGGGCCGGGCGCTCTGAGCGTGGGTGCCGAGGCCTGCGCCGACCCGTCGGGCTGCGTCTGTGGCAACGCCGAG GTACAGCCGTGGATCTGCGCCGCCCTGCTCCGGCCCCTGGGCGGTCGCTGTCCCCCGGCCGCCTGCCGTGACGCCCTCCGGCCCGAGGGGCAGTGCTGCGACCTTTGCG GAGCCATCGTGTCGCTGGCCCACGGCCCCAACTTTGACATTGAGCGGTACCGGACGCGGCTGCTGCGAGGCTTCCTGGTAATGGGGCCGCGCTCCATCCGCCCCCCCTCCCAGCCTCTACCGCATGACCCGCCCAGGGCCACATTTTGCCTCATTGACGCGGTTACTCTCCGCGCACCTGCCCACGCCGTGTCCCTGCTGCCGACGCCCCCGCGGGTCCGAGGGCGAAGTCCCTGGGATAATCCtgtctccaccccctccccccagccccagtaCCAGGGGCTGCAAATGGCCGTGTCCAAGGTGCCGCGCCAGAACGCAGGCGCCGAGGCAGACACGGAGATTCAGGTGGTGCTGGCAGAGACCGGGCCAGACGGGACGGGCGGCGCGGGGCGGCTGGCACGTGCCCTCCTGGCGGACGTCACCGAGCACG GTGGAGTAGGCGCGACGATGCGGCCCCAGCGCCCTTCGTGGCGCCCTTGGGCTTCTCCAACCCGGTGTTCGACGTGGCGGGCTCAGTGGAGCCG CCTTCCGCCCCACAGGTGGAAAACAGCAGCGTCAGCCGCAGCTACTTCGTTAACCCTCTTTTTGCCGAGGCGGAGGCCTGAGCCCCCGCGTGACTGGGCAGCCCCCCTTCTGCCCTCCGCCGCCCCATTTCGAGAAATGTACGGGTCCCTGACATTAAAAgatctcccttcccttttccacaCTCCTTGTCCCCAGCCCCTGCAGACCAAGGACAGGGTGGCTTTGCCCAATAAAGGGGTTTCTTGTACCTGCTATCAGTTGCCTCCTGTGTCCCCACCCCTTTGCCTTTGCTTGAATGTGGAGAGCCGGCCAGTGCCCTCGTCACTCCATTGGTGA
- the AMN gene encoding protein amnionless isoform X3, translating to MGALGRALLWLQLCAMTRAAYKLWVPNTNFEVTTNWSQNRTPCAGAAVVFPADKMVSVLVREGHSISDMLLPRDGEFVLDSGAGFGAADAGRDPDCGAAAPALFLDPDRFSWHDPRLWRSGGAARGLFSVDAERVPCRHDDVVFPPDASFRVGLGPGVGPVRVRSVWALGQTFTRDEDLAAFLASPAGRLRFHGPGALSVGAEACADPSGCVCGNAEVQPWICAALLRPLGGRCPPAACRDALRPEGQCCDLCGAIVSLAHGPNFDIERYRTRLLRGFLPQYQGLQMAVSKVPRQNAGAEADTEIQVVLAETGPDGTGGAGRLARALLADVTEHGGVGATMRPQRPSWRPWASPTRCSTWRAQWSRLPPHRWKTAASAAATSLTLFLPRRRPEPPRDWAAPLLPSAAPFREMYGSLTLKDLPSLFHTPCPQPLQTKDRVALPNKGVSCTCYQLPPVSPPLCLCLNVESRPVPSSLHW from the exons CGATGACCCGCGCGGCCTACAAACTCTGGGTCCCCAACACCAACTTCGAAGTGACCACCAACTGGAGCCAGAACCGGACGCCGTGCGCAGGCGCTGCCGTCGTGTTCCCGGCAGACAAg ATGGTGTCAGTCCTGGTGCGAGAAGGTCACAGCATCTCCGACATG CTCCTGCCGCGGGACGGGGAGTTCGTCCTGGACTCGGGAGCCGGCTTCGGCGCCGCGGACGCTGGCAGGGACCCGGACTGCGGCGCAG CCGCCCCCGCGCTCTTCCTCGACCCCGACCGCTTCTCGTGGCACGACCCGCGCCTGTGGCGCTCCGGGGGCGCGGCGCGCGGCCTCTTCTCCGTGGACGCCGAGCGCGTGCCCTGCCGCCACGACGACGTCGTCTTCCCGCCCGACGCCTCCTTCCGGGTGGGCCTCGGCCCCGGCGTCGGGCCCGTGCGCGTCCGCAGCGTCTGGGCTCTGGGCCAG ACGTTCACGCGCGACGAGGACCTGGCTGCGTTCCTGGCGTCCCCCGCCGGCCGCCTGCGCTTCCACGGGCCGGGCGCTCTGAGCGTGGGTGCCGAGGCCTGCGCCGACCCGTCGGGCTGCGTCTGTGGCAACGCCGAG GTACAGCCGTGGATCTGCGCCGCCCTGCTCCGGCCCCTGGGCGGTCGCTGTCCCCCGGCCGCCTGCCGTGACGCCCTCCGGCCCGAGGGGCAGTGCTGCGACCTTTGCG GAGCCATCGTGTCGCTGGCCCACGGCCCCAACTTTGACATTGAGCGGTACCGGACGCGGCTGCTGCGAGGCTTCCTG ccccagtaCCAGGGGCTGCAAATGGCCGTGTCCAAGGTGCCGCGCCAGAACGCAGGCGCCGAGGCAGACACGGAGATTCAGGTGGTGCTGGCAGAGACCGGGCCAGACGGGACGGGCGGCGCGGGGCGGCTGGCACGTGCCCTCCTGGCGGACGTCACCGAGCACG GTGGAGTAGGCGCGACGATGCGGCCCCAGCGCCCTTCGTGGCGCCCTTGGGCTTCTCCAACCCGGTGTTCGACGTGGCGGGCTCAGTGGAGCCG CCTTCCGCCCCACAGGTGGAAAACAGCAGCGTCAGCCGCAGCTACTTCGTTAACCCTCTTTTTGCCGAGGCGGAGGCCTGAGCCCCCGCGTGACTGGGCAGCCCCCCTTCTGCCCTCCGCCGCCCCATTTCGAGAAATGTACGGGTCCCTGACATTAAAAgatctcccttcccttttccacaCTCCTTGTCCCCAGCCCCTGCAGACCAAGGACAGGGTGGCTTTGCCCAATAAAGGGGTTTCTTGTACCTGCTATCAGTTGCCTCCTGTGTCCCCACCCCTTTGCCTTTGCTTGAATGTGGAGAGCCGGCCAGTGCCCTCGTCACTCCATTGGTGA
- the AMN gene encoding protein amnionless isoform X2, with amino-acid sequence MGALGRALLWLQLCAMTRAAYKLWVPNTNFEVTTNWSQNRTPCAGAAVVFPADKMVSVLVREGHSISDMLLPRDGEFVLDSGAGFGAADAGRDPDCGAAAPALFLDPDRFSWHDPRLWRSGGAARGLFSVDAERVPCRHDDVVFPPDASFRVGLGPGVGPVRVRSVWALGQTFTRDEDLAAFLASPAGRLRFHGPGALSVGAEACADPSGCVCGNAEVQPWICAALLRPLGGRCPPAACRDALRPEGQCCDLCGAIVSLAHGPNFDIERYRTRLLRGFLVMGPRSIRPPSQPLPHDPPRATFCLIDAVTLRAPAHAVSLLPTPPRVRGRSPWDNPVSTPSPQPQYQGLQMAVSKVPRQNAGAEADTEIQVVLAETGPDGTGGAGRLARALLADVTEHGEGLGVLSAAVRESGAPVGDGSAAGLEGSGMRAGLAGGVAAGLLLLLLLAGALLLRGARSFRWSRRDDAAPAPFVAPLGFSNPVFDVAGSVEPPSAPQVENSSVSRSYFVNPLFAEAEA; translated from the exons CGATGACCCGCGCGGCCTACAAACTCTGGGTCCCCAACACCAACTTCGAAGTGACCACCAACTGGAGCCAGAACCGGACGCCGTGCGCAGGCGCTGCCGTCGTGTTCCCGGCAGACAAg ATGGTGTCAGTCCTGGTGCGAGAAGGTCACAGCATCTCCGACATG CTCCTGCCGCGGGACGGGGAGTTCGTCCTGGACTCGGGAGCCGGCTTCGGCGCCGCGGACGCTGGCAGGGACCCGGACTGCGGCGCAG CCGCCCCCGCGCTCTTCCTCGACCCCGACCGCTTCTCGTGGCACGACCCGCGCCTGTGGCGCTCCGGGGGCGCGGCGCGCGGCCTCTTCTCCGTGGACGCCGAGCGCGTGCCCTGCCGCCACGACGACGTCGTCTTCCCGCCCGACGCCTCCTTCCGGGTGGGCCTCGGCCCCGGCGTCGGGCCCGTGCGCGTCCGCAGCGTCTGGGCTCTGGGCCAG ACGTTCACGCGCGACGAGGACCTGGCTGCGTTCCTGGCGTCCCCCGCCGGCCGCCTGCGCTTCCACGGGCCGGGCGCTCTGAGCGTGGGTGCCGAGGCCTGCGCCGACCCGTCGGGCTGCGTCTGTGGCAACGCCGAG GTACAGCCGTGGATCTGCGCCGCCCTGCTCCGGCCCCTGGGCGGTCGCTGTCCCCCGGCCGCCTGCCGTGACGCCCTCCGGCCCGAGGGGCAGTGCTGCGACCTTTGCG GAGCCATCGTGTCGCTGGCCCACGGCCCCAACTTTGACATTGAGCGGTACCGGACGCGGCTGCTGCGAGGCTTCCTGGTAATGGGGCCGCGCTCCATCCGCCCCCCCTCCCAGCCTCTACCGCATGACCCGCCCAGGGCCACATTTTGCCTCATTGACGCGGTTACTCTCCGCGCACCTGCCCACGCCGTGTCCCTGCTGCCGACGCCCCCGCGGGTCCGAGGGCGAAGTCCCTGGGATAATCCtgtctccaccccctccccccagccccagtaCCAGGGGCTGCAAATGGCCGTGTCCAAGGTGCCGCGCCAGAACGCAGGCGCCGAGGCAGACACGGAGATTCAGGTGGTGCTGGCAGAGACCGGGCCAGACGGGACGGGCGGCGCGGGGCGGCTGGCACGTGCCCTCCTGGCGGACGTCACCGAGCACG GCGAAGGCCTGGGGGTCCTGTCCGCGGCAGTCCGGGAGTCGGGCGCGCCGGTCGGGGACGGCTCCGCAGCGGGACTGGAAGGTTCGGGAATGCGCGCGGGGCTGGCAGGCGGCGTGGCGGCGgggctgctcctgctgctgctgctggcggGGGCGCTGTTGCTGCGTGGCGCTCGGAGCTTCAG GTGGAGTAGGCGCGACGATGCGGCCCCAGCGCCCTTCGTGGCGCCCTTGGGCTTCTCCAACCCGGTGTTCGACGTGGCGGGCTCAGTGGAGCCG CCTTCCGCCCCACAGGTGGAAAACAGCAGCGTCAGCCGCAGCTACTTCGTTAACCCTCTTTTTGCCGAGGCGGAGGCCTGA
- the AMN gene encoding protein amnionless isoform X4, which produces MGALGRALLWLQLCAMTRAAYKLWVPNTNFEVTTNWSQNRTPCAGAAVVFPADKMVSVLVREGHSISDMLLPRDGEFVLDSGAGFGAADAGRDPDCGAAAPALFLDPDRFSWHDPRLWRSGGAARGLFSVDAERVPCRHDDVVFPPDASFRVGLGPGVGPVRVRSVWALGQTFTRDEDLAAFLASPAGRLRFHGPGALSVGAEACADPSGCVCGNAEVQPWICAALLRPLGGRCPPAACRDALRPEGQCCDLCGAIVSLAHGPNFDIERYRTRLLRGFLPQYQGLQMAVSKVPRQNAGAEADTEIQVVLAETGPDGTGGAGRLARALLADVTEHGEGLGVLSAAVRESGAPVGDGSAAGLEGSGMRAGLAGGVAAGLLLLLLLAGALLLRGARSFRWSRRDDAAPAPFVAPLGFSNPVFDVAGSVEPPSAPQVENSSVSRSYFVNPLFAEAEA; this is translated from the exons CGATGACCCGCGCGGCCTACAAACTCTGGGTCCCCAACACCAACTTCGAAGTGACCACCAACTGGAGCCAGAACCGGACGCCGTGCGCAGGCGCTGCCGTCGTGTTCCCGGCAGACAAg ATGGTGTCAGTCCTGGTGCGAGAAGGTCACAGCATCTCCGACATG CTCCTGCCGCGGGACGGGGAGTTCGTCCTGGACTCGGGAGCCGGCTTCGGCGCCGCGGACGCTGGCAGGGACCCGGACTGCGGCGCAG CCGCCCCCGCGCTCTTCCTCGACCCCGACCGCTTCTCGTGGCACGACCCGCGCCTGTGGCGCTCCGGGGGCGCGGCGCGCGGCCTCTTCTCCGTGGACGCCGAGCGCGTGCCCTGCCGCCACGACGACGTCGTCTTCCCGCCCGACGCCTCCTTCCGGGTGGGCCTCGGCCCCGGCGTCGGGCCCGTGCGCGTCCGCAGCGTCTGGGCTCTGGGCCAG ACGTTCACGCGCGACGAGGACCTGGCTGCGTTCCTGGCGTCCCCCGCCGGCCGCCTGCGCTTCCACGGGCCGGGCGCTCTGAGCGTGGGTGCCGAGGCCTGCGCCGACCCGTCGGGCTGCGTCTGTGGCAACGCCGAG GTACAGCCGTGGATCTGCGCCGCCCTGCTCCGGCCCCTGGGCGGTCGCTGTCCCCCGGCCGCCTGCCGTGACGCCCTCCGGCCCGAGGGGCAGTGCTGCGACCTTTGCG GAGCCATCGTGTCGCTGGCCCACGGCCCCAACTTTGACATTGAGCGGTACCGGACGCGGCTGCTGCGAGGCTTCCTG ccccagtaCCAGGGGCTGCAAATGGCCGTGTCCAAGGTGCCGCGCCAGAACGCAGGCGCCGAGGCAGACACGGAGATTCAGGTGGTGCTGGCAGAGACCGGGCCAGACGGGACGGGCGGCGCGGGGCGGCTGGCACGTGCCCTCCTGGCGGACGTCACCGAGCACG GCGAAGGCCTGGGGGTCCTGTCCGCGGCAGTCCGGGAGTCGGGCGCGCCGGTCGGGGACGGCTCCGCAGCGGGACTGGAAGGTTCGGGAATGCGCGCGGGGCTGGCAGGCGGCGTGGCGGCGgggctgctcctgctgctgctgctggcggGGGCGCTGTTGCTGCGTGGCGCTCGGAGCTTCAG GTGGAGTAGGCGCGACGATGCGGCCCCAGCGCCCTTCGTGGCGCCCTTGGGCTTCTCCAACCCGGTGTTCGACGTGGCGGGCTCAGTGGAGCCG CCTTCCGCCCCACAGGTGGAAAACAGCAGCGTCAGCCGCAGCTACTTCGTTAACCCTCTTTTTGCCGAGGCGGAGGCCTGA